A segment of the Caldivirga sp. genome:
GTAGCCGAGTTCCCAAGCGTTTCTTAGTGTCTTAAGTTCATTATTAGTCAACGCCAGTTTAATGTAGTCCAATAGATTATTATTCCCAGCTATTACTCTTGCAACATCCCTTATACTTGTGATGTGCTGTATCTTGAAGTTTATTAATCTGCCTATACTTCTTAGTGATTCCTTAAAATCATTAACCTTGTTTAATGGTGCTAGTATTAACCAATCCTGAACCCCCTCATATATTGATGACTTAAAGTAATGTATATTATTCAATATTAGTCTCTCCCTAACGGTATTTCGGTATGGGCCCATGAACCCCACTAGGTACATGTTATCAGTAATTCTCTTCACTAGGCCAACGTCATAAATTAAGCCTCTCTTACTGAGCTTAGTGAAGTACTCATGTATATTAGATCCCTTATCAACCCATTTAACGTTAATTACTTCAACATTGGCGTAATCAATTATTGGGTACCAGGTGGTGCTTATGAAGTGTGCGTTAATCATCCTAGTCCACAATGTCCAATCACCCCTATGTCTAAATTTAAATGATACTAAGGCTAGTTCATTAACCTTGCTTAAACCTTCTGGAATCACTAAAAATCACCCACTAATTCTAAGTAATCACTTATTCTCCTTTAAAGCTTAAGTCATTTACACTCAACTTAGTTCCCCCCATCACTGTTTTCATACATTATGCGTGATATACTTAAAAACAAGTATTATCCAGCGTCCTTGATGATTAGGAGCATTGATGTGGAGGGATTACCTAAGGCTGGTCCATATTCTCACGCAATAGTTGCCAATGGATTAGTCTTCGTGTCAGGGCAGTTGGGTACTATTCCAGGTAAGGATTTGTCCTTTGAGGAGCAGTTCAGGAATGCTGTTGGTAAAATTAGTAAAATACTCACTGAGGCTGGTTCATCATTGGATAATGTCGTTAAGGTCACTGTTTACTTGGCTGATGCCAAGTACTTTGATGTAATGAATAAGCTATTCAGTGAGTACTTCAAGAGTAGGCCGGCTAGAACCACAGTTGTTACAGGTATGATTGATTCCAGGGCATTGGTTGAAGTGGATGTAATCGCTGTTGTTAGTAAGTAGTTGAGTTATTCAAATCCCTTATAGCCCTGTGTTAAAATTCCCTTGATGCCTGGCTTAATGATAGTGTATTTTTCACCAATTAAGTCATCGATAAGGTTTTCATCAATTTTAAGTTCCCTGGCGTAATCCATGAGCACAGGCTTTAATTCCCTCACCTCATCCTCAGTTAACTCCCTATAATCGGCCATTGGCCTTGGTACATGACTAACTTGAAGAACCCTATTCAACCATTCATTAAGCGTGTCCTCAGGGTAACCCTCCTCCCTTAAAGCCTCAGTTAGTACTCTTATTTCATGCTTTGATGGTGCTAAGCCAACCTTACTGTAATCCACCTTACCTCTAACGTATATTCTACCGCCAACCATACCACTCCCTACGTAGTTACCCGTTAACTCAGCCTCCTTACCAGCCCTATAGGCGTCAATACCTAGAACCATTATGACTCCGCCAGCCATGTACTCGCCCAGGTAGTCATCAACCCTACCACCAATGATTAAGTATGGTCTCTTACTGGAGTATTCCCTCATCTGTACCCCAACCCTATTACCAGCATTACCCCTAACGAATATTTTACCACCTTGGAGGGTTTGCCCAAGAACATCCCTTGCATCACCGTGGATAATAACCTTACCATCATGCATTGTGTCAGCCACATCATCTTGAGCATTACCGTAGACTACGAACTCAACGCCATTATTTAAGTTGGCTAATGCATTACCTGGTGTACCATATATCTCAACTCTAACATCCTTAAGCTTATACCTAGGTAGGTTAACGCCTATGAATCTCTGGCCATTAACGTTAATTACCTTAACAAGCCTACTTCCGTTCATAA
Coding sequences within it:
- a CDS encoding helix-turn-helix domain-containing protein, giving the protein MIPEGLSKVNELALVSFKFRHRGDWTLWTRMINAHFISTTWYPIIDYANVEVINVKWVDKGSNIHEYFTKLSKRGLIYDVGLVKRITDNMYLVGFMGPYRNTVRERLILNNIHYFKSSIYEGVQDWLILAPLNKVNDFKESLRSIGRLINFKIQHITSIRDVARVIAGNNNLLDYIKLALTNNELKTLRNAWELGYFNLGNRATLSEVSAALNKDKSTVDRQIKESIRKIIYYIMSIM
- a CDS encoding RidA family protein, whose product is MIRSIDVEGLPKAGPYSHAIVANGLVFVSGQLGTIPGKDLSFEEQFRNAVGKISKILTEAGSSLDNVVKVTVYLADAKYFDVMNKLFSEYFKSRPARTTVVTGMIDSRALVEVDVIAVVSK